From one Lotus japonicus ecotype B-129 chromosome 3, LjGifu_v1.2 genomic stretch:
- the LOC130749710 gene encoding dirigent protein 21-like, producing MASPLKFLFLLSLTLTLISTHLTTTHGAFSEQSHIELPTEQQPRTEKLTHLHFFYHDILEGKNPTVVQIIEPSASSFGTTFMMDNLLTEEQDLSSKPVGRAQGLFGLASLEDRGMVMLINLAFSEGEYAGSTLSMLGRNPVQNTVRELPIVGGTGVFRFAKGYATAKSLWELSTSEHFVVEYDITVSHP from the coding sequence ATGGCTTCTCCTCTCAAATTCCTCTTTCTCCTCtcactcactctcactctcatcTCTACTCACCTCACCACCACCCATGGAGCATTCTCAGAACAATCCCACATCGAGTTACCCACAGAACAACAACCACGCACAGAGAAACTAACCCATCTCCACTTCTTCTACCACGACATCCTAGAAGGCAAGAACCCCACGGTGGTGCAAATCATCGAACCATCAGCAAGCAGCTTCGGAACCACTTTCATGATGGACAACCTCTTAACTGAAGAACAAGACCTGAGCTCAAAGCCTGTTGGGAGAGCACAAGGGTTATTTGGTTTGGCTTCTTTGGAGGACCGTGGTATGGTGATGCTAATCAATCTTGCTTTCAGTGAAGGGGAATACGCTGGCAGCACACTCAGCATGCTTGGGAGGAACCCTGTTCAGAACACGGTTAGGGAACTCCCCATTGTTGGTGGCACCGGGGTGTTTAGGTTTGCTAAGGGCTATGCAACCGCTAAGAGCCTTTGGGAACTTTCCACGTCGGAACATTTTGTCGTGGAGTATGATATCACTGTGTCTCATCCTTAG
- the LOC130748071 gene encoding dirigent protein 19-like, with product MMASLLSFLLAFHLTVIMSSSLTTTSEVFSEQSLAKPVEKLTQLHFYFHDNLTSKNPTAMQIVGPPKGSTGGFGAIFMMDDPLTEGPSPSSKLIGKSQGMYAIASQHEFGLLMVLNFVFIEGVYNGSTLSILGRNVVMEKVREMPVVGGSGVFRFARGSALAKTYMFNTTSGVAIVEYNVSVMHV from the coding sequence ATGATGGCTTCCCTTCTTAGTTTCCTCCTTGCCTTTCATCTCACTGTTATCATGTCAAGTTCCCTAACCACAACAAGTGAAGTGTTCTCAGAGCAGTCTCTTGCAAAACCTGTGGAAAAACTCACCCAACTCCACTTCTATTTCCATGACAACCTAACTAGTAAAAACCCAACCGCTATGCAAATTGTTGGACCTCCAAAAGGTTCCACTGGTGGTTTTGGAGCCATTTTCATGATGGATGATCCATTAACTGAAGGACCAAGTCCAAGTTCAAAGCTGATTGGAAAATCTCAGGGGATGTATGCTATAGCTTCTCAACATGAGTTTGGGTTGCTCATGGTCCTGAACTTTGTTTTCATAGAGGGTGTGTACAATGGTAGCACCCTCAGCATTCTTGGGAGGAATGTTGTTATGGAAAAAGTTAGGGAAATGCCTGTTGTAGGAGGTAGTGGGGTATTCAGATTTGCAAGGGGTTCTGCTTTGGCTAAGACTTATATGTTTAACACTACTTCTGGTGTTGCAATTGTTGAGTACAATGTGTCTGTGATGCATGTTTGA